The following nucleotide sequence is from Cryptosporangium aurantiacum.
TCCAGGAGAGCGGTGATCGCCAGCCCGACGGTGGACAGATACGGCGCGCAGGCCAGCGACCGGCCCAGTTCCTCGAACACCAGGCCCTGCTCGGTCCAGCCGGCACCGCCGCCGCCGAAGGTCTCGGGTACCGCGAGGCTGAGCAGGCCCAGCTCCGCGAAGGAAGTCCAGAGGGCGGGGTCGTAGCCTCGATCGGTGTCCATCGTGGCGCGGACGGCGGATTCGGGCGACTGCTTCTCGAGCAGCGCACGGATCATGCTCCGGAGTTCCTGCTGCTCCGCGGTGAGCCCGCTCATACCGGCAGTACCGGCCGCCGCACCGCCGACCGCGGACGCTCCACCAGCTCCACGACGGCGCCGTCCGGATCGGCGAGGAACAGCACGGTGAATCCCCCGGTCGGTATGTCGGGCATCGGGATGAACACCGGCTCGGGAACGCCGTCGGTCCGCTCGGCCAGGACCGCGTGCGCCGCCCGGACGTCGTCGACGGCGAGCGCGATCCGGTAGAGGCCCTGGGTGTTCGCGGCCCGGTCGGTCTGCGGCGCGGCCGGGTGCTCGGTGAGTTCCAGGGAGAACGTCGGATCCTCAGGCAGCGCCACCGACGCCGTACCCGCGCCGGTGGCGCCGACCACGAACCCGATCCCCTCGTACCAGCCGGTTGCCCGGGCCAGGTCCGTGCAGTACACCCGCAGGTGGGAGAGGGCCGCCGTGGAGTCGTCGGCGTCGGCGACCTCGACGATCTCGACCGTCACGCCGTCCGGGTCGACCGTCCGCAGCGCGGACCGGAGCGAGCCACGCACGGGTACCGGGGGCACCTCGTCGACCGCGGCCCCCGCTGAGCGCAGCCGGTCCCCTGCCGCCGGCAGCGAGTTCACCCGAAAGCCCACGGCGACGAAGCCTCGCGGCGCGGTCTCGGCCGGCACCGTGGCCGGACGTTCCCAGCCGACCAGCTCCAGGGCCGGGGCCGCGCGCGGCCCCCGGTGGTCCCAGAGAAACGCAGTGGTGCTGGCCGTGTCGGGGCCGAGCCCCATCGGGGTGCCGTCCGTGCTCACGCTGATCGACCGCATCCGCGCCCGCAAACCCAGCGCCTCGGTGTAGAACGCCTCGGCCGCGGCGAGGTCGACCGTGTTGAGGTTGCAGTGCAGTGCCGCGTGGGCCAGCACGACCTCGGTGGTCGTCGGAGTGCTCATCGTCCTGCCTCCTCAGGGAGAAAGAAGCTCGGCTGCAGC
It contains:
- a CDS encoding VOC family protein, whose product is MSTPTTTEVVLAHAALHCNLNTVDLAAAEAFYTEALGLRARMRSISVSTDGTPMGLGPDTASTTAFLWDHRGPRAAPALELVGWERPATVPAETAPRGFVAVGFRVNSLPAAGDRLRSAGAAVDEVPPVPVRGSLRSALRTVDPDGVTVEIVEVADADDSTAALSHLRVYCTDLARATGWYEGIGFVVGATGAGTASVALPEDPTFSLELTEHPAAPQTDRAANTQGLYRIALAVDDVRAAHAVLAERTDGVPEPVFIPMPDIPTGGFTVLFLADPDGAVVELVERPRSAVRRPVLPV